A genomic region of Arachis stenosperma cultivar V10309 chromosome 9, arast.V10309.gnm1.PFL2, whole genome shotgun sequence contains the following coding sequences:
- the LOC130947430 gene encoding fibrillin protein 5 homolog, with translation MDIMKLQILAPPENLPRMNTMRIGDRPLWFRPFTIVKVGEINFGSGLVKDDTLAEKKRELYQAVEGINRGIFGLPSAKKFEIESLVQQLKSQNPTPEPTLELDKVAGYWRLVYSTITILGSKRTKIGLRDFISLDEFFSIDSKMESKAVNVVEFSAKELSLLSGQLSIEASFKIASATVKALPSCLRVDINFESSTITLDQLMHVFRKNYNLLLGIFNPEGWLEITYVGDTIRIGRDNKGLYLCAGKN, from the exons ATGGATATAATGAAGCTTCAAATATTGGCTCCGCCTGAGAATCTTCCAAGGATGAACACCATGAGAATTGGTGACAGACCTCTCTGGTTTAGACCCTTCACCATAGTTAAAGTTGGGGAAATAAACTTTGGCTCAGGCTTGGTTAAGGATGACACACTTGCTGAGAAGAAAAGGGAGCTTTACCAGGCAGTGGAAG GAATCAACAGGGGGATTTTTGGACTCCCATCTGCCAAGAAATTTGAAATTGAGAGTTTGGTGCAGCAGCTAAAATCTCAGAATCCAACTCCAGAGCCAACTCTAGAACTAGACAAG GTGGCTGGGTACTGGAGGCTTGTTTATAGCACAATCACAATTCTGGGATCAAAGAGAACCAAGATAGGCCTCAGAGACTTTATCTCATTAGATGAGTTTTTTTCAA TTGATTCTAAAATGGAGAGCAAAGCAGTTAACGTGGTCGAGTTCAGTGCAAAGGAGTTGAGTTTGTTGTCAGGACAGCTTAGTATTGAAGCTTCTTTCAAGATTGCTTCAGCAACAGTTAAAGCTCTACCTTCTTGTTT GAGGGTTGACATTAACTTTGAAAGCTCCACCATTACTCTTGATCAG TTGATGCATGTATTCCGGAAAAACTATAATCTTCTGTTGGGCATCTTCAATCCAGAGGGATGGTTGGAAATCAC ATATGTTGGTGACACCATAAGGATTGGAAGGGACAACAAGGGATTATATCTTTGTGCTGGAAAAAATTGA